A single window of Micrococcaceae bacterium Sec5.1 DNA harbors:
- a CDS encoding acyl-CoA carboxylase subunit beta, protein MSHDLTTTAGKIADFRDRQARAEQPSGPEAIEKQHARGKNTARERIDLLVDPESFVEFDALAVHRSTAFGMEKKKPLGDGVVSGYGTVDGRLVAIYSQDFSVYGGSLSQVNGEKIVKVQEFALRNGCPVVGINDGGGARIQEGVASLAMFADIFRNNVHASGVVPQISLIMGPCAGGAAYSPALTDYVVMVDKTSHMFITGPDVIKTVTGEDVDMETLGGARQHNATTGTSTYLASDEADAIEFVRELLDFLPSNNLSEAPVVEHDQELELDDDDLALDGLIPDSANQPYDMRKVIEQIVDDAHFLEMQSLYAPNVIIGYGRVEGHTVGIVANQPMQFAGTLDISASEKAARFVRHCDAFNIPIITLVDVPGFLPGKDQEFQGIIRRGAKLLYAYAEATVPKLTVITRKAYGGAYIVMGSKKLGADLNLAWPTAQIGVMGAQGAVNILYRRDLAAVAEAGGDVEAKRAEIIQGYEEELLNPYQAAQLGYVDAVIAPSDTRLQIIRGLRALRDKRASLPTKKHGNIPL, encoded by the coding sequence ATGAGCCACGATCTGACAACGACAGCGGGAAAGATTGCAGACTTCCGCGACCGCCAGGCCCGTGCAGAGCAGCCTTCCGGCCCGGAAGCGATCGAAAAGCAACACGCACGCGGTAAGAACACTGCCCGCGAACGCATCGACCTCCTGGTCGATCCCGAATCATTCGTTGAGTTCGACGCCCTCGCCGTCCACCGCTCCACAGCCTTCGGCATGGAGAAAAAGAAGCCCCTGGGCGACGGCGTCGTCTCCGGTTACGGCACAGTGGACGGGCGCCTCGTTGCCATCTACAGCCAGGACTTCAGCGTCTACGGCGGCTCCTTGAGCCAGGTCAACGGCGAGAAGATCGTCAAGGTCCAGGAATTCGCCCTCCGCAACGGCTGCCCCGTGGTGGGCATCAACGACGGCGGCGGCGCGCGCATCCAGGAAGGCGTGGCCTCCCTTGCCATGTTCGCGGATATCTTCCGCAACAACGTCCATGCCTCGGGCGTCGTCCCCCAGATCTCGCTCATCATGGGCCCGTGCGCCGGCGGCGCCGCCTACTCCCCCGCGCTGACCGACTACGTGGTCATGGTGGACAAGACTTCCCACATGTTCATCACCGGCCCCGATGTCATCAAGACCGTCACGGGCGAGGACGTGGATATGGAAACGCTGGGCGGTGCCCGCCAGCACAACGCCACCACCGGTACGTCCACTTACCTTGCCTCCGACGAAGCCGATGCCATTGAATTCGTCCGCGAACTCCTGGACTTCCTGCCTTCCAACAACCTTTCCGAGGCGCCGGTTGTAGAACACGACCAGGAATTGGAACTCGACGACGACGACCTCGCCTTGGATGGACTGATCCCGGATTCGGCCAATCAGCCGTACGACATGCGCAAGGTCATTGAGCAGATCGTGGACGACGCCCACTTCCTTGAAATGCAGTCGCTGTATGCCCCCAACGTGATCATTGGCTACGGGCGGGTCGAAGGTCACACCGTCGGCATCGTTGCGAACCAGCCGATGCAGTTCGCAGGCACCCTGGACATCTCCGCATCCGAGAAAGCCGCACGGTTTGTCCGGCACTGCGACGCTTTCAACATCCCCATCATCACGCTGGTGGACGTGCCCGGCTTCCTCCCCGGCAAGGACCAGGAATTCCAGGGAATCATCCGTCGAGGCGCCAAACTCCTGTATGCCTACGCTGAGGCCACCGTGCCCAAGCTCACCGTCATCACCCGCAAGGCCTACGGCGGCGCATACATCGTGATGGGCTCCAAGAAGCTCGGCGCAGACCTGAACCTCGCGTGGCCCACGGCCCAGATCGGCGTCATGGGCGCCCAGGGTGCGGTGAACATCCTCTACCGTCGCGACCTCGCAGCGGTTGCCGAGGCCGGCGGCGATGTCGAAGCCAAGCGCGCAGAGATTATCCAGGGCTACGAGGAAGAACTCCTCAACCCTTACCAGGCAGCTCAGCTGGGCTATGTGGACGCCGTCATTGCACCCTCTGACACGCGTCTCCAGATCATCCGCGGCCTGCGCGCCCTTCGCGACAAACGCGCCAGCCTGCCCACCAAGAAGCACGGGAACATCCCGCTATGA
- a CDS encoding NAD(P)-dependent oxidoreductase, whose translation MTPTPYVASGSLKGRTIIMSGGSRGIGLAIATRAARDGANIVLMAKTGEPHPKLEGTVFTAADQLVAAGGQALPLVGDVRNDDDVAAAVSAAVERFGGIDVVINNASAIDLSRTDAIDMKRYDLMQDINVRGTFLLSKLSLPALRESGNGHILTLSPPLNLDPKWAGMHLAYTMAKYGMSLTTLGLAEELKDDGVSVNSLWPCTLIDTAAIRNMPGGQQIVKAARGPEIMADAAHAVLTGANGVTGSGNFYTDEEVLRAAGVKEFAPYSLGAPEDRLVQDIFL comes from the coding sequence ATGACTCCAACCCCTTATGTAGCCAGCGGTTCACTCAAGGGCCGCACCATCATCATGTCCGGAGGCAGCCGTGGAATCGGATTGGCCATCGCCACCCGTGCCGCACGCGACGGCGCCAATATCGTCCTGATGGCCAAGACCGGAGAACCCCACCCGAAACTGGAAGGAACCGTCTTCACAGCGGCCGATCAACTGGTTGCGGCAGGTGGCCAGGCGCTGCCGCTCGTGGGCGATGTACGCAATGACGACGACGTCGCCGCGGCGGTGAGTGCCGCCGTCGAGCGCTTTGGGGGAATCGACGTCGTCATCAACAACGCGTCAGCGATTGACCTCTCCCGCACGGATGCAATTGACATGAAGCGTTACGACCTCATGCAGGACATCAACGTCCGTGGAACCTTCCTGCTCTCCAAGCTGTCCCTCCCTGCGCTGCGGGAATCCGGGAACGGGCACATCCTCACGCTGTCGCCACCGCTGAACCTCGATCCAAAATGGGCCGGGATGCATCTGGCCTACACCATGGCCAAGTACGGAATGAGCCTCACTACCCTGGGACTCGCCGAGGAGCTTAAGGACGACGGCGTCTCGGTCAACTCGCTCTGGCCTTGCACCCTGATCGATACCGCGGCGATCCGGAACATGCCTGGCGGGCAGCAGATTGTGAAGGCCGCCCGCGGACCGGAGATCATGGCAGATGCTGCGCACGCTGTGCTGACCGGCGCCAACGGTGTCACGGGTTCGGGTAACTTCTACACCGACGAAGAAGTCCTCAGGGCTGCCGGTGTGAAGGAGTTTGCGCCATACAGCCTCGGCGCGCCTGAGGACCGCCTGGTGCAAGACATCTTCCTCTAA
- a CDS encoding biotin--[acetyl-CoA-carboxylase] ligase, translated as MDAEQPASSEPLDPRPGEDRPSLDREALLQPDFLSATGISQVNIVESTGSTNQDLVRAVTSEPKKWADLAVLTAEHQTAARGRLDRHWESPERSAVSVSMVLRPVTAEGMPVPTQSYSWLSLLAAVALREALQETAGITAEIKWPNDVLINGRKVAGILAQMTPLGDGSVPAVILGVGLNVSLAEDELPVPTATSLALEGATTTDRTALLKSYLSRFSRLYRSFCNSEGDPAAGLAGGPSLHKRVESAMVTLGREVRAHLPGDHEIVGHASRLDEHGSLLVVDHGGREHVVTAGDVVHLRATESGYA; from the coding sequence ATGGATGCCGAACAGCCTGCCAGCAGCGAACCCCTCGACCCCAGGCCAGGGGAAGACCGGCCGTCATTGGACCGCGAGGCACTGCTCCAGCCTGATTTCCTGTCGGCAACCGGAATTTCCCAAGTGAATATTGTCGAGTCCACGGGATCCACCAATCAGGACCTCGTGCGTGCCGTAACTTCGGAGCCCAAAAAATGGGCCGACCTTGCTGTGTTGACCGCCGAACACCAGACGGCGGCACGCGGACGGCTGGACAGGCACTGGGAATCGCCCGAGCGCTCCGCCGTCTCCGTTTCCATGGTGCTGCGACCCGTCACAGCCGAAGGCATGCCCGTGCCGACGCAGAGTTACTCGTGGCTCTCACTGCTTGCAGCTGTTGCCCTGCGCGAAGCATTGCAGGAAACGGCCGGCATAACTGCAGAGATCAAGTGGCCCAACGACGTCCTGATTAATGGACGGAAGGTCGCCGGAATCCTGGCCCAGATGACGCCACTGGGCGACGGGTCGGTCCCTGCAGTGATCCTGGGCGTTGGCCTCAACGTCTCGCTGGCGGAGGATGAATTGCCGGTACCAACCGCCACATCGCTGGCCTTGGAAGGGGCCACGACGACGGACCGCACCGCGCTGCTGAAGAGCTACCTTTCCCGCTTCAGCAGGCTTTACCGCAGCTTCTGCAACTCAGAAGGCGATCCCGCGGCAGGGTTGGCAGGTGGCCCCTCGCTGCATAAGCGCGTTGAGTCGGCAATGGTCACCTTGGGACGCGAAGTGCGCGCGCACCTGCCCGGCGACCACGAAATAGTGGGACATGCCTCCCGTTTGGACGAGCACGGATCGCTCCTGGTGGTGGACCACGGCGGCCGGGAACATGTTGTGACGGCAGGTGATGTGGTGCATCTGCGCGCCACGGAAAGCGGTTATGCGTAA
- a CDS encoding PH domain-containing protein, translating to MRKELLPGEQVITITRQQARSLFLPTLAFIVIPALAAYACAWIVKGNPQRLAPFITVEWTPWLVGTCVGLAALVLVAYSVKRLLKWRSVRFILTSRRIIAKYGMFRRGDWQVSLMAVRSVGVHQNLLQRTLHSGNISLDTGPSGEAVLTDVPEVGKFRGFILDAMDELPKGGVFEGEVLSDFDGLPWELREGGRDER from the coding sequence ATGCGTAAAGAGTTGCTTCCGGGGGAGCAGGTCATCACCATCACGCGGCAACAGGCCCGCTCGCTGTTCTTGCCAACGCTGGCCTTCATCGTGATTCCTGCCCTGGCGGCGTACGCCTGTGCATGGATCGTCAAAGGAAATCCGCAGCGCCTTGCCCCGTTCATTACAGTGGAATGGACGCCATGGCTTGTGGGTACCTGTGTGGGCCTGGCAGCGCTCGTCCTGGTGGCCTACAGCGTGAAGCGGCTGTTGAAATGGCGTTCAGTCAGGTTCATCCTGACCAGCCGCCGGATAATTGCCAAGTATGGAATGTTTCGCCGCGGTGACTGGCAGGTGTCATTGATGGCGGTTCGCAGCGTGGGGGTCCACCAGAACCTGCTGCAGCGGACATTGCACTCCGGGAATATATCCTTGGATACCGGGCCCTCCGGCGAAGCCGTTTTGACGGACGTACCGGAGGTCGGAAAATTCAGGGGCTTCATTCTTGACGCCATGGATGAACTGCCCAAGGGTGGGGTTTTTGAGGGTGAAGTCCTGTCGGATTTTGATGGGTTGCCGTGGGAATTGAGAGAAGGTGGAAGAGATGAGCGTTGA
- a CDS encoding adenylate/guanylate cyclase domain-containing protein — protein sequence MSVEDQQSGEDLDEEFDAVPEPSVDEDTEPAPIQAPVTTGPPTGVMSAERLAIKALEARLLGGERKLRRREVAAGAGVSILSARKLWRALGFPNFGDDDVAFTERDQAALSTILDLVRAGILTEEAAISVTRSIGQMTDRMVVWQIEALVEDMVQEQGIPDAVARKQLVGQLPALVDSLEEILVYSYRRQLNAGVQRLAVRAEAGLQASEEGREGDEDDSPLPLARAVGFADLVSYTSLSRRMNEKTLAQMVQRFENKCAEIISVGGGRLVKTVGDEVLYIAETPAAGAEISLALAQAFTEDEILPQARVSMVWGRILSRLGDIYGPTVNLAARLTTLAQPGTVLVDAMTAAALGQDERFVLVPQKSENVRGFGEIHPVMLARGRGKGLVLD from the coding sequence ATGAGCGTTGAGGATCAGCAGTCCGGCGAGGACCTGGACGAGGAGTTCGACGCCGTACCCGAACCTTCAGTGGATGAGGACACGGAACCAGCGCCCATCCAGGCGCCCGTGACCACCGGCCCGCCCACCGGCGTGATGTCCGCCGAACGCCTGGCGATTAAAGCGCTTGAGGCGAGGTTGCTTGGTGGCGAACGCAAGCTCCGCCGTCGTGAAGTTGCTGCAGGTGCCGGTGTCTCCATTCTTTCCGCTCGGAAGTTGTGGAGGGCTTTAGGCTTCCCCAACTTCGGCGACGACGACGTCGCTTTCACCGAACGTGACCAAGCAGCTTTGTCCACCATTCTTGACCTTGTCCGCGCGGGGATCCTCACCGAGGAAGCTGCCATATCCGTTACCCGCTCTATCGGCCAGATGACGGACCGTATGGTGGTCTGGCAGATCGAGGCGTTGGTTGAAGACATGGTCCAGGAGCAGGGGATTCCCGATGCCGTGGCCCGCAAGCAACTGGTGGGCCAGCTGCCGGCGCTGGTGGATTCCCTGGAAGAGATCCTGGTCTACTCGTATCGTCGTCAGCTCAATGCCGGTGTTCAGCGGCTTGCCGTTCGTGCCGAGGCCGGCCTGCAAGCGAGCGAAGAAGGCCGCGAAGGGGACGAGGACGATTCTCCTTTGCCTTTGGCGCGTGCCGTGGGGTTCGCCGACCTCGTTTCCTACACAAGCCTCTCCCGGCGGATGAACGAGAAAACCCTGGCCCAAATGGTGCAGCGCTTCGAGAACAAATGCGCCGAGATCATCTCCGTGGGCGGCGGGCGCCTGGTGAAGACCGTGGGCGACGAAGTTCTCTATATTGCCGAGACCCCTGCTGCGGGCGCGGAAATTTCGCTCGCTCTGGCACAAGCCTTCACGGAGGACGAGATCCTGCCCCAGGCCCGGGTGTCCATGGTGTGGGGTCGCATCCTGTCCCGACTCGGCGACATCTATGGCCCCACCGTGAACCTTGCGGCGCGGCTGACCACCCTGGCCCAGCCGGGGACGGTGCTGGTTGATGCGATGACCGCTGCTGCACTCGGACAGGACGAACGCTTCGTGCTGGTCCCGCAAAAGTCCGAGAATGTCCGTGGTTTCGGTGAGATCCACCCCGTGATGCTCGCCCGTGGCCGCGGCAAGGGCTTGGTTCTGGACTAA